From one Saprospiraceae bacterium genomic stretch:
- a CDS encoding TonB-dependent receptor has product MGLSLITFAQSRTISGTILDSETNSGLPGVTIAIKGAGTGTQTDELGNFSLQASSGDVLLISFIGFASQEILISDQNNLTLLLIPETQNLDEVVVIGYGTQSRRNITSAIAKLDNNVLANAPRANVGSALQGSLPGLQVVNLSGQPGAIPYILLRGGASINNPGAPLVVVDGIIRAFNDIAPDDIASIELLKDAASTAIYGARANNGVILITTKQGKAGTSQISYKFNAGFNQRRQGYNYLGAKDFIYYTRLGHLNSKRTLAQANSSRGFGLLTDAANLASFDIRSFNSDNANLLTQGWDTLSDPYGGTIIFKDHQGEVEDIVFQNTQTQDHYLSATGGNDRGNYFASFNYYKEDGVIVGSDYKRYTGAINGSYKLRKNLEVNTGANFSNSGQLGVNGSEVNNIYRNLSIWPTFNPWLDEAKTKPNPGNGINDGNPLYWLDKLQRSNEINRITANASIKYDILPGLYVKLSGNGYFFENQNESFQKATQSYLNLFANPPSFSNTARTSTLSISKSFQQTYNGIINYTTTLARDHNITAMIGAEHYDINSTFLQIQGSKAPTDDIPTANASTEFTPAGNTVSKSENKIISTFGRLNYNFKEKYLLTLVFRQDGVSSLAAQNRWGFFPGLSAGWLVDQESFFQKSSLSKVISSLKPRISYGLNGNVNGIGNYDVQGVYGSQGNYNGQGGFLNTGLVNNNLIWEKSKTLDIGVDLGILKNKVIFLFDYFNRETSDLLTGLTLPSYTGFNSVTTNLGTYQNRGIELAINANVIQSPKGLTWDIGANASLVKNKILQLPFNGNENNRQGGLQVYDPVSKQVIWVGGLQEGRSLGDIYAYEQVSIFKDDAEVAAIAGNRYDAVARISGPERNNTGTNKITPGDVNWRDVDKNDTIDSRDQIKIGNINPKWTGGFTSNLGYKGISLYTRFEYATGHTIYNDLVARTLGNYQGTFNYIDWQNRAWSPTNTNTDIPKVYFADQVTAPNGKQNYTRGNNASTALNSNNSHFYEKGNYLAIREITLSYDLPKSLLSGTKVLSQARLYINANNLVYMTKFSGLTPEPAYSSGGVYVGTYPTPKSFVFGLQASF; this is encoded by the coding sequence ATGGGATTATCACTGATCACCTTTGCTCAGTCAAGAACCATTTCAGGTACAATATTAGACAGTGAGACCAATAGTGGACTGCCTGGAGTTACGATAGCCATTAAGGGAGCAGGCACCGGTACACAGACAGATGAGCTGGGCAATTTTAGCTTACAGGCATCCAGCGGTGATGTTTTATTAATCAGTTTTATTGGTTTTGCCTCCCAGGAGATTTTGATTTCGGATCAAAATAATCTGACCTTATTGTTGATTCCGGAGACCCAGAATCTGGATGAAGTGGTAGTCATTGGTTATGGTACCCAAAGCAGACGGAATATCACCAGCGCTATAGCCAAACTGGACAACAATGTATTGGCCAATGCTCCTCGAGCCAATGTAGGCAGTGCGCTCCAGGGGAGTCTTCCGGGGCTTCAAGTGGTCAATTTGAGTGGCCAGCCAGGAGCTATACCATATATATTATTACGCGGAGGTGCCTCTATCAATAATCCTGGAGCTCCTTTGGTGGTGGTAGACGGTATCATCAGGGCATTTAATGATATTGCACCTGATGATATAGCCTCGATAGAATTGCTTAAAGATGCTGCTTCTACAGCCATCTATGGCGCACGAGCTAACAACGGAGTGATCTTGATCACTACTAAACAAGGCAAGGCAGGTACCAGCCAGATTTCTTACAAATTCAACGCGGGGTTTAATCAGCGACGGCAAGGTTACAATTATCTCGGAGCCAAAGACTTTATCTACTATACCAGGCTAGGCCATTTAAATTCCAAAAGGACCCTGGCACAAGCCAATTCCTCCAGGGGATTTGGTCTTCTGACAGATGCTGCCAACCTGGCATCCTTTGACATCAGATCTTTTAATAGCGACAATGCCAATTTATTAACTCAGGGATGGGATACCCTCTCTGATCCTTACGGTGGAACAATCATCTTTAAAGATCATCAAGGAGAAGTAGAGGACATCGTATTTCAAAACACGCAGACTCAAGATCACTATCTAAGTGCTACTGGTGGTAATGACCGGGGAAATTATTTTGCCAGTTTTAATTATTACAAAGAAGACGGCGTGATCGTAGGATCAGATTACAAAAGATATACCGGAGCGATCAACGGATCATATAAATTGAGGAAAAACCTGGAAGTCAATACCGGAGCTAATTTTTCAAACTCAGGTCAATTGGGCGTAAATGGCTCTGAAGTCAATAATATTTATCGCAATCTATCCATTTGGCCGACCTTCAATCCATGGCTCGATGAAGCAAAAACCAAACCCAATCCTGGCAATGGTATCAATGACGGCAATCCTCTTTATTGGTTAGATAAATTGCAAAGATCTAATGAAATAAACCGGATCACCGCCAATGCATCTATCAAGTATGACATCTTGCCGGGACTGTATGTAAAACTTTCTGGAAACGGTTATTTCTTCGAAAACCAAAATGAATCCTTCCAAAAAGCGACGCAGTCGTATCTCAACCTATTTGCCAATCCACCCTCCTTTAGTAATACGGCTCGCACCTCGACCCTATCCATTTCTAAAAGTTTTCAGCAGACTTACAATGGTATCATCAATTACACCACGACCCTGGCTAGGGACCATAATATCACAGCAATGATTGGCGCTGAACATTACGATATCAATTCTACTTTTTTACAAATACAAGGCAGCAAAGCACCTACTGACGACATACCTACGGCAAATGCGTCTACAGAATTTACCCCTGCAGGCAATACAGTATCTAAATCAGAAAACAAAATCATCTCCACCTTTGGCAGGCTAAATTATAATTTTAAAGAAAAATATCTGCTGACTTTGGTTTTCAGGCAAGACGGCGTATCCAGCCTGGCTGCTCAAAACCGATGGGGCTTCTTTCCAGGATTATCTGCGGGGTGGTTAGTAGACCAGGAATCATTTTTTCAAAAAAGCAGTTTGTCTAAAGTAATCAGTTCCTTGAAGCCTCGCATCAGTTATGGACTCAATGGCAATGTCAATGGTATAGGTAATTACGATGTACAGGGTGTCTATGGTTCACAAGGCAATTACAATGGCCAGGGTGGTTTTCTCAATACCGGACTGGTGAACAACAATCTTATTTGGGAAAAAAGTAAAACCCTGGATATAGGCGTAGATCTTGGGATCTTAAAGAATAAAGTCATCTTTTTATTTGACTATTTTAATCGGGAGACCAGTGATTTGCTGACAGGTTTGACACTTCCCAGTTATACCGGATTTAATAGTGTGACGACCAACCTGGGTACCTACCAAAATCGAGGCATCGAGTTGGCGATAAATGCCAATGTGATTCAATCGCCAAAAGGCTTGACCTGGGATATTGGAGCTAATGCTTCTTTGGTGAAAAACAAAATACTTCAATTACCATTTAATGGCAATGAGAATAACAGGCAAGGCGGATTGCAGGTATATGACCCTGTCTCAAAACAAGTAATATGGGTAGGAGGTCTGCAGGAAGGCCGGTCATTAGGGGATATCTATGCCTATGAACAGGTATCCATATTTAAAGATGATGCTGAGGTAGCAGCCATCGCAGGCAACCGATATGATGCAGTAGCCCGTATCAGTGGGCCTGAGAGAAATAATACAGGGACCAATAAAATAACCCCGGGAGATGTCAACTGGAGAGATGTGGATAAAAATGATACTATCGACTCCAGAGACCAAATCAAAATCGGTAATATTAACCCAAAATGGACTGGAGGTTTTACAAGCAACCTTGGCTACAAAGGCATCTCACTATATACCCGATTTGAATATGCCACCGGCCATACCATATACAATGATCTCGTAGCACGAACTTTGGGTAACTACCAGGGTACTTTTAATTACATCGATTGGCAAAATCGAGCTTGGTCTCCGACCAATACCAACACCGATATCCCCAAAGTTTATTTTGCAGATCAGGTCACTGCTCCCAATGGTAAACAAAATTATACCCGTGGCAATAATGCTTCTACCGCATTAAACAGTAATAACAGTCACTTTTATGAAAAGGGTAATTACCTGGCCATTCGTGAAATTACTTTGTCATATGATCTTCCCAAAAGTTTATTATCCGGCACCAAAGTGCTTTCACAGGCGAGGCTATATATCAATGCTAATAATTTGGTTTATATGACTAAGTTTTCAGGACTGACTCCTGAACCTGCGTATAGTAGCGGGGGGGTGTACGTAGGCACCTACCCTACACCTAAGTCATTCGTATTCGGATTGCAAGCTTCATTCTAA
- a CDS encoding gluconolactonase, producing the protein MKYLLIQLSFLLCISIQAQVPTGSIQGPFKFYSKIYPGTERNYWLYVPVQYDASKPACSMIVQDGLSRANGWKLSAYLDTLIHLKEVPVMIGIYIDHGRVSSKDTTDYPRYNRSFEYDGLGDRYARFLIEEIIPEVKKLYNLSDDPNDRSIAGASSGAICAFNAAWERPDVFRRVFSTIGTYVGLRGADEMHTLVRKTAPKPLRVFLEDGYNDLNIYAGDWYLANQTMLSALTWAGYEVNHAWGEGTHSSTHALTIIGEGLKWLWQGYPNAVSTHLDLYKGLPLIKSQEDWQAIPTGVAYVDRIASNSKGELHFTARDAAGIRKIEADGSVIPLTRYIKIYDEFGFDTKDQLILCGKNTPGISIAEKTGLRTLVDGVRSDKIEVTPEGFYFNYANKNKLGYYNFKTNKTITIPTTSKVNGLAVSAEQSFLNSLESDDVFGSSYKINPDGSLVNVQSYIHYHIPYGRPTTETRSAVIDTANLLYTATNMGVQISDQLGRVNMILPVPGVFVSDLCFGGPNLDELYIISNGKLYKRKLNTQGKPATLKASRPPRPGM; encoded by the coding sequence GTGAAATATCTTTTAATCCAGTTATCCTTTCTTTTATGTATCTCCATTCAAGCCCAGGTGCCCACGGGTTCTATCCAGGGTCCATTCAAATTTTATAGCAAGATCTATCCTGGTACGGAGCGCAATTATTGGCTATATGTGCCTGTGCAATATGATGCATCCAAGCCAGCTTGCAGTATGATTGTGCAAGACGGTTTGAGTCGCGCCAATGGTTGGAAACTGTCAGCATATCTCGATACATTGATTCACCTCAAAGAAGTGCCGGTGATGATCGGTATCTATATCGATCATGGCCGGGTAAGCTCCAAAGACACGACCGACTATCCACGATATAACCGAAGTTTTGAATACGACGGCCTAGGTGATCGATATGCGAGATTTTTAATTGAGGAGATCATCCCCGAAGTAAAAAAATTGTATAACCTCAGCGACGACCCAAATGATCGAAGTATCGCAGGGGCGAGTAGCGGTGCGATCTGTGCATTTAATGCAGCATGGGAACGGCCTGATGTTTTCCGCAGAGTATTCAGTACGATTGGTACTTATGTAGGTTTGCGCGGGGCTGACGAAATGCATACGTTGGTGCGCAAGACAGCTCCAAAACCACTACGTGTTTTTTTAGAAGATGGGTACAATGATCTCAATATCTATGCCGGTGACTGGTATCTCGCCAATCAAACCATGTTGAGCGCACTTACCTGGGCGGGCTATGAAGTCAATCATGCCTGGGGAGAAGGCACCCACAGTAGTACCCACGCATTGACCATCATCGGGGAAGGCTTGAAATGGTTATGGCAAGGATACCCCAATGCTGTGTCAACCCATTTGGACCTATACAAAGGATTGCCCTTGATTAAAAGTCAGGAGGACTGGCAAGCTATTCCGACAGGCGTGGCATATGTAGATCGGATCGCATCCAATTCAAAAGGTGAATTACATTTTACTGCCAGAGACGCAGCAGGTATTCGTAAAATAGAAGCGGACGGAAGTGTAATACCATTGACCAGGTATATCAAGATATATGATGAATTTGGTTTTGATACCAAGGATCAACTGATCTTATGTGGCAAAAACACTCCGGGTATTTCTATTGCTGAGAAGACAGGACTTAGGACTTTGGTAGACGGTGTCAGGTCTGACAAAATAGAGGTCACGCCTGAAGGATTTTATTTCAATTATGCCAATAAAAACAAGTTGGGATATTATAATTTTAAAACGAATAAGACTATTACTATTCCCACCACTTCTAAAGTGAATGGTTTGGCGGTCAGTGCCGAGCAATCTTTTCTCAATTCCTTAGAGTCCGATGATGTATTTGGCTCTTCTTACAAAATAAATCCGGATGGCTCTTTAGTCAATGTACAATCTTATATCCATTATCATATACCTTATGGTAGGCCGACCACTGAAACCAGAAGTGCTGTCATCGATACCGCCAATCTGCTGTATACCGCGACCAATATGGGAGTACAGATATCCGATCAGCTCGGTCGGGTCAATATGATTCTTCCTGTTCCTGGAGTTTTTGTCAGTGATCTCTGTTTTGGCGGTCCGAACCTGGATGAACTGTATATCATCAGCAATGGGAAACTGTATAAAAGAAAATTGAACACGCAAGGTAAACCTGCTACATTAAAAGCCAGCAGACCCCCACGACCAGGCATGTGA
- the nanU gene encoding SusD family outer membrane lipoprotein NanU, with the protein MKKLIPYIFFGLIFTLNPSCTDDLDLAPVSSITDANYWLTPEQFDAFVVGIHARFRTHVSGFQILGEMRSDIFGTEPGNSGTFTGEATQGVERLWMQNLDLDNPGVSNFGGFYTNIGQINLLIQKIESTDIITAANKNYYLGIAYGMRAYYYFQMLRTWGKVIIQTDAISAIDVSNLAKPAAPESDVMALIKSDLESSLNSYGSDYSFRNTKSYWSKAASLMLKAEVNLWNAHRGATAEASVAKAALIEIQSNISSLTLLPSYASIFNTKGNNEIIFGVRHALNEAAMSFISSSFVPQSGLIANFYDSLANRKFNVTTDNWGGLLRAPVQSSTYRKFNPLDSRRNASITAAYSLDITKRPNADTFKIAGCFVSKFQGEQNAGSRSYTNDFPIYRYADLLLLLAEAKVVLGENPATEINLVRARAFGSNYKLETVGFPNQAVDANPKDALLKERLYEFIFEGKRWYDLRRLGDKYVFDNTSVLETESYKLLWPIDRNSLTNNRSLEQNPGYPKF; encoded by the coding sequence ATGAAAAAATTAATTCCATATATATTTTTTGGGCTGATTTTTACTTTGAATCCATCCTGTACAGATGATCTGGATCTAGCCCCTGTAAGCAGCATCACTGATGCCAATTATTGGTTGACTCCGGAGCAGTTTGATGCTTTTGTAGTGGGTATTCACGCCAGGTTCAGAACACATGTCTCAGGCTTTCAAATATTGGGTGAAATGCGATCCGACATTTTTGGTACTGAACCCGGCAATTCAGGCACATTTACCGGTGAGGCAACCCAGGGAGTCGAAAGGTTGTGGATGCAAAATCTCGATTTAGATAATCCAGGGGTGTCCAATTTTGGTGGCTTTTATACCAATATCGGTCAAATCAACCTGTTGATTCAAAAAATTGAATCTACTGATATCATCACCGCTGCCAATAAAAACTATTACCTGGGTATAGCATATGGCATGCGTGCTTATTATTATTTCCAAATGTTGCGTACTTGGGGAAAGGTGATCATACAAACTGATGCCATCTCCGCCATAGATGTCTCCAACCTGGCCAAACCTGCCGCACCGGAATCCGATGTCATGGCACTCATCAAATCTGATCTGGAGTCTTCCCTCAACAGTTATGGTTCTGATTATTCATTTAGAAATACCAAATCTTACTGGTCCAAAGCGGCATCGCTCATGCTGAAGGCTGAAGTCAATCTCTGGAATGCACACCGGGGTGCTACTGCCGAAGCTTCAGTAGCGAAAGCGGCACTAATAGAAATCCAATCAAACATCTCCTCACTGACCTTATTACCTTCTTATGCCAGCATATTTAATACCAAAGGAAATAACGAAATCATATTTGGAGTGCGGCATGCATTGAATGAAGCCGCAATGTCGTTTATTAGCTCAAGTTTTGTCCCTCAAAGTGGACTAATCGCTAATTTTTATGATTCTCTGGCCAATCGAAAATTTAATGTAACTACAGACAATTGGGGCGGACTGTTGAGAGCGCCTGTCCAATCGTCTACTTATAGAAAATTCAATCCTTTGGATTCGCGTCGCAATGCGTCCATTACAGCGGCATATAGCCTGGATATTACCAAAAGACCCAATGCCGATACTTTCAAAATAGCGGGTTGTTTTGTAAGTAAATTTCAGGGGGAGCAAAATGCGGGGTCAAGATCTTATACCAATGACTTTCCGATATATCGATATGCTGATTTACTTTTGTTATTAGCCGAAGCTAAAGTAGTTTTAGGTGAAAACCCCGCTACTGAAATCAATCTGGTAAGGGCGAGAGCTTTTGGTTCAAATTACAAATTGGAGACAGTAGGATTTCCAAATCAGGCTGTCGATGCCAACCCCAAAGACGCATTATTAAAAGAAAGACTCTACGAATTCATTTTTGAAGGAAAGCGTTGGTATGACCTGAGAAGGTTGGGAGACAAATATGTTTTTGATAATACCTCTGTACTCGAAACAGAATCATACAAATTACTGTGGCCTATAGATCGGAATTCATTGACCAATAACAGATCTTTGGAGCAAAATCCCGGCTATCCAAAGTTTTAA
- a CDS encoding FadR family transcriptional regulator: protein MGTLGLRAKIKSVDHSSLVDQVEENLIDYLIDNNFKAGDALPKEIELASTLQVSRTVVREALLRLRMIGLVESKKKRGAVLTNPDLMAILEKSLIPKLLDEVTLKNLFEFRLVLEIGMADLIMAKVSKKDIDELKEIVAIEPEATEDFKFNIDHEIRFHGKLYEITGNENMKKFQKLLMPVFAYVHQSDLLRKPEAKNKYVSHTGLVHIIENGSAEMLRNGMRNHLENQFSRLF from the coding sequence ATGGGGACACTGGGGTTGAGGGCAAAAATAAAATCAGTAGATCATAGTTCGCTGGTGGACCAGGTTGAAGAAAACCTCATTGACTACCTAATAGACAACAATTTTAAAGCCGGTGACGCTCTGCCAAAAGAAATCGAACTTGCTTCTACGCTTCAAGTCAGCAGGACGGTGGTTAGGGAAGCTTTGCTTAGACTCCGGATGATCGGCCTGGTGGAATCAAAGAAAAAAAGAGGGGCCGTACTGACCAATCCTGACCTGATGGCCATTCTGGAGAAAAGCCTGATCCCAAAATTGCTGGACGAGGTCACTCTGAAGAACCTGTTTGAATTCAGGTTGGTGCTCGAGATTGGAATGGCAGACCTGATCATGGCCAAAGTCTCCAAAAAAGATATAGACGAATTAAAAGAAATCGTAGCGATTGAGCCGGAAGCCACCGAGGATTTTAAATTCAATATTGACCACGAAATCCGGTTTCATGGCAAACTGTACGAGATCACAGGCAATGAGAATATGAAAAAATTTCAAAAACTACTCATGCCTGTATTTGCGTATGTACACCAAAGTGACTTACTTAGAAAACCGGAAGCTAAAAACAAATATGTGTCTCATACAGGGCTCGTCCATATCATTGAAAACGGGTCTGCAGAGATGCTACGCAATGGGATGCGAAATCATCTTGAAAATCAATTTTCGAGGTTGTTTTAA
- a CDS encoding YdeI/OmpD-associated family protein, protein MSIKSIHQEREIVFFQGPAAFRKWLMKFHAKEKELFVGYYKKSTGLPTMTWSESVDQALCFGWIDGIRRSIDQERYYIRFTPRNPKSIWSKINLEKMEVLLNNNLVAAAGRAVYDQRNRNKVNIYSFEQTQEVVLKPVYLKKFKADKPAYTWFVGSSPSYQKTAIHWVMSAKQEVTQSKRLHELISDSAQGLKIKSLRR, encoded by the coding sequence ATGTCCATAAAATCAATACACCAGGAGAGGGAGATTGTATTCTTTCAGGGTCCGGCTGCATTCCGAAAATGGCTGATGAAATTTCATGCTAAGGAGAAAGAGCTTTTTGTAGGCTATTACAAAAAGAGCACCGGCCTGCCTACCATGACCTGGTCCGAATCAGTAGATCAGGCACTGTGTTTTGGATGGATCGATGGGATCAGAAGGTCGATAGATCAGGAGCGATATTATATTCGATTTACCCCCCGCAATCCTAAGAGTATATGGAGTAAAATAAACCTTGAAAAAATGGAAGTCCTGCTGAATAACAACCTGGTTGCAGCTGCAGGAAGAGCGGTGTATGACCAACGCAATCGTAACAAAGTCAATATCTATTCATTCGAGCAAACCCAGGAAGTAGTATTGAAGCCAGTCTATTTAAAAAAATTCAAGGCAGATAAACCAGCTTATACCTGGTTTGTCGGGTCATCACCTTCCTATCAAAAAACAGCTATTCATTGGGTGATGAGTGCAAAACAAGAAGTCACTCAGTCAAAAAGATTACACGAATTGATTTCCGACAGCGCCCAAGGATTAAAGATCAAATCTTTGAGAAGGTAA
- a CDS encoding TIR domain-containing protein, producing the protein MKNVIFISYRRADLSQDQVNVIHEGLEKEFGDGSVFLDTSDIHSGAKWKEVLNQAGTNAKICLVMIGQNWLEKNHEGGLRIQDEGDWVRKEIEYAIEKKLAIIPVLVNGSTLPKSAELPATIREMLDSQTMRLDLQSWSIYKEKFIKDLKLLLGAKENSSLSFLNKWWLVFLPIIAGITYLFVRSTSHAPPVTEPTVTASSIQECEPFTDSAELKTLIFPIISSENEKLEYTLEREFTKKCQKYDLNNDNNIAEFYRDHPATLSDQKLIARRCAADLYFSGQLLQMGTQRSFMADFGLSDDALQVMNASAKDFSLTQSIVSLEDLTQGKAIDSLYENVLQYVLGLVAYRNKDFKKSVQIFKDLHPETLQSDTLKTIVYQLMADASIQSNQPDSAIMYLRKLNVLSPSNSAVILKTGVVAEKNKKPEIAIAAYTQLIDSSQYNKSILYERRGDLYNKNKDYQKAKEDYKKVDPQQVPRERLDPKVIEVDKKILQNNTEVSAVAAPKSALTSDKILLSEKLLQLNQPAKALEILKTIDASSPQFKEANAILIEAQFKTNPTTVTTIAPEVLQARPSLKTAVEVQKVRSRIKN; encoded by the coding sequence TTGAAAAACGTAATTTTTATATCCTATCGCAGAGCGGACCTCAGCCAGGACCAGGTCAATGTCATTCATGAAGGCCTTGAAAAAGAATTTGGTGATGGCAGTGTGTTTCTGGATACTTCAGACATCCATAGTGGTGCAAAGTGGAAGGAAGTACTGAATCAGGCTGGTACAAATGCCAAAATCTGCCTGGTAATGATCGGTCAAAACTGGTTGGAAAAAAATCATGAAGGCGGGTTGCGCATCCAGGATGAAGGCGACTGGGTGCGAAAGGAAATAGAATATGCCATCGAAAAAAAACTGGCTATCATACCTGTGTTGGTCAATGGTAGTACCCTGCCCAAGTCGGCTGAGCTGCCAGCGACTATTAGAGAAATGCTGGATTCACAGACGATGAGACTGGATCTTCAAAGCTGGTCTATCTATAAAGAGAAATTTATCAAAGATCTTAAACTCCTTCTAGGTGCCAAGGAAAACTCCTCCCTGTCCTTTCTTAATAAATGGTGGTTAGTCTTTTTACCCATCATCGCAGGTATAACCTATTTATTTGTTCGCTCGACTTCGCATGCACCTCCAGTTACCGAACCAACGGTCACTGCTAGTTCTATTCAGGAATGTGAACCATTCACAGATAGTGCCGAGCTCAAGACTTTAATATTTCCAATCATCTCATCTGAAAACGAAAAGCTGGAATACACACTTGAAAGAGAGTTTACCAAAAAATGCCAAAAATATGATCTGAACAATGACAATAATATCGCTGAGTTTTACAGGGACCATCCGGCCACGCTGTCTGATCAAAAATTGATCGCTCGCCGATGTGCAGCTGACCTATATTTCAGCGGACAACTTTTACAGATGGGAACCCAACGAAGTTTTATGGCTGATTTTGGCCTGAGTGATGATGCACTACAAGTGATGAATGCTTCTGCCAAGGACTTCAGCCTGACCCAATCCATCGTCAGCCTGGAAGATCTCACCCAAGGCAAAGCCATAGACAGTCTGTACGAAAATGTACTTCAATATGTGCTGGGACTCGTCGCTTATCGCAACAAGGATTTTAAAAAGTCTGTCCAAATATTTAAAGATTTGCATCCCGAAACGCTTCAAAGTGATACTTTAAAAACCATTGTATACCAACTCATGGCTGATGCATCTATTCAATCTAATCAGCCCGATTCTGCGATCATGTACTTAAGAAAGCTTAATGTCCTGAGCCCCTCCAATTCCGCTGTCATATTAAAAACCGGTGTCGTCGCTGAGAAAAACAAAAAACCAGAAATAGCGATCGCTGCGTACACCCAGCTGATCGACAGCAGTCAATATAATAAGAGCATACTCTATGAACGACGGGGTGACCTGTATAATAAAAACAAAGATTACCAAAAGGCCAAAGAGGATTACAAAAAAGTAGACCCACAGCAGGTACCTCGCGAGCGCCTTGATCCGAAAGTTATTGAAGTAGATAAAAAAATCCTTCAGAACAACACGGAGGTCTCTGCCGTCGCTGCTCCGAAAAGTGCCTTGACTTCCGATAAGATCCTGCTTTCAGAAAAATTATTGCAGTTAAATCAACCTGCCAAGGCACTGGAAATCCTCAAAACGATTGATGCATCTTCTCCTCAATTTAAAGAAGCCAATGCCATTTTGATAGAAGCACAATTCAAAACCAATCCGACAACAGTGACTACGATAGCTCCTGAAGTGCTGCAGGCAAGGCCCAGTTTAAAAACAGCGGTCGAGGTACAAAAGGTGAGATCCAGAATTAAAAATTGA
- a CDS encoding dihydrodipicolinate synthase family protein yields MNFDHLEGIIAAPFTPFLPDNSLHLDLIPSYYKMLKHHQVRGAFICGSTGEGASMTYDEKLKVTQAWADACRKDDHFKVILFVGGTSIIESISLAQEGAKMGIDAIASTAPFYFKPNHITTLADCCLEIARSVPDLPYYYYHIPVLTGVDFPMIDLLKAIDGKASNFVGIKYTHENLMDFASCIHFQNRKYEMLWGRDESWLGALAMGAKGAVGSTYNYIPKLYHAISSNFEAGHVGKAQELQQKSIEMIGLLGKYGGMATGKSYMKWIGLDCGEFRLPVKNMDAAAYIRFEKEVVALGLDEYWAMNQ; encoded by the coding sequence ATGAATTTTGATCATTTAGAAGGGATCATCGCAGCCCCATTCACTCCTTTTCTGCCAGATAACAGTCTCCATCTGGACCTGATCCCCTCTTATTACAAAATGCTAAAGCATCATCAGGTTAGAGGTGCATTCATCTGTGGATCTACCGGAGAAGGTGCCTCCATGACCTACGATGAAAAACTAAAAGTCACCCAAGCCTGGGCAGATGCATGCAGGAAGGACGACCATTTTAAGGTCATCCTTTTTGTAGGCGGCACCAGTATCATTGAAAGTATCAGCCTGGCTCAAGAAGGTGCAAAAATGGGTATCGATGCAATAGCTTCTACTGCTCCATTTTATTTTAAACCTAATCATATTACTACGCTAGCTGACTGCTGCCTTGAGATAGCCAGGTCTGTGCCAGATCTTCCTTATTATTATTATCATATCCCAGTACTTACAGGAGTAGATTTTCCAATGATTGATTTATTAAAAGCTATTGATGGCAAAGCTTCCAATTTTGTCGGCATAAAATATACGCATGAAAACCTGATGGATTTTGCGTCTTGTATTCATTTTCAAAATAGAAAATACGAGATGCTCTGGGGCCGGGATGAGAGTTGGTTAGGAGCACTGGCTATGGGAGCTAAAGGAGCGGTAGGCAGTACCTACAATTATATACCAAAACTGTATCATGCCATTTCCTCCAATTTTGAAGCAGGCCATGTCGGTAAAGCACAAGAGTTGCAACAAAAGTCTATAGAAATGATCGGATTATTAGGCAAATATGGTGGCATGGCGACAGGTAAATCTTATATGAAATGGATTGGACTGGATTGTGGTGAATTCAGACTCCCTGTAAAAAATATGGATGCAGCAGCTTATATAAGATTTGAAAAAGAGGTGGTAGCCTTAGGCTTGGATGAGTATTGGGCGATGAATCAATAG